A single window of Streptomyces cathayae DNA harbors:
- a CDS encoding LuxR C-terminal-related transcriptional regulator — MTACTRDHEAEELCDSGAELYARALRDGPLPAEEARETPCPVDTGLLRPSLDDPGRLVPVPPTVALHRLLRFSGERVAAQRRREERLTEVFQQLIRIGEPCAEETGAPTLSVLNGQERINGAVAEALGEGTTELLCIQPHIHYHTSEDARTAQAAAMVRDQEFLDRGGRIRVLYPHTQRHIPLVVARYEQLKGDAQARTLDEVAGRLIIIDGTVAYIPGDREAERSVALEIRHPAVITYLVNMFDRFWRLATPMHPRAVQPPSLNGITARQRAIARFLVEGHTDAVIADRLGMNVRTARVHIAKLASTLGSRSRAQLGYLIGQSGILDRAE, encoded by the coding sequence GTGACTGCATGCACGCGTGATCACGAAGCGGAGGAACTGTGCGACTCGGGCGCCGAACTGTACGCCCGGGCACTACGTGACGGTCCGCTGCCCGCCGAAGAGGCTCGCGAGACGCCCTGCCCGGTCGACACCGGGCTGCTCCGCCCCTCCCTTGACGACCCCGGCCGGCTGGTGCCCGTCCCGCCGACGGTCGCCCTGCACCGACTGCTGCGATTTTCCGGAGAACGCGTCGCGGCCCAGCGGCGGCGGGAAGAACGGCTGACCGAGGTCTTCCAGCAGCTCATACGGATCGGTGAACCGTGCGCGGAGGAGACGGGAGCTCCCACGCTCAGTGTTCTCAACGGCCAGGAGCGGATCAACGGCGCCGTCGCCGAGGCGCTGGGGGAAGGGACGACGGAGCTCCTCTGCATACAGCCCCACATCCATTACCACACGTCCGAGGACGCGAGAACGGCTCAGGCCGCGGCCATGGTTCGTGACCAGGAGTTCCTCGACCGCGGCGGCAGGATCCGCGTGCTCTACCCGCATACGCAGCGGCACATACCCCTGGTCGTCGCCCGTTACGAGCAGTTGAAGGGCGACGCTCAGGCACGCACCCTGGACGAGGTCGCCGGCCGCCTGATCATCATCGACGGGACGGTCGCCTACATCCCCGGTGACCGAGAAGCAGAACGCAGCGTCGCGTTGGAGATCCGGCACCCGGCCGTCATCACCTATCTGGTCAACATGTTCGACCGCTTCTGGCGACTGGCGACCCCCATGCACCCCCGAGCCGTCCAGCCGCCGTCCCTCAACGGCATCACCGCCCGCCAGCGGGCGATCGCCCGCTTCCTCGTCGAAGGCCACACGGATGCCGTCATCGCCGACCGCCTCGGCATGAACGTCCGCACCGCCCGTGTCCACATCGCCAAGCTCGCCTCGACGCTGGGCAGTCGGAGCCGGGCGCAGCTGGGCTATCTCATCGGGCAGTCCGGAATTCTCGACCGGGCAGAGTGA
- a CDS encoding helix-turn-helix transcriptional regulator encodes MAGRGTDEHPHGADRLCDSGDRVYSRAVRRGRVPRRDAAPVPCLLELALLHPDPDDMDWLVPTAPQEVMTRLLRGMYEEVSASRRRVGSVVAAFEWYTGLGPQPPASPSAREGPAIRVLDGLARIQAAMDEATQACTTEVLTVQPGGIRREAELSEGLHRATALRGRGVRMRDLYTHVARHGQGLHTYLELMGDAVEARTLDEVTERLILFDRTVAFIPANSERTMALELRHPALVEYLGTVFERLWRLAIPLTAPLPDTGIEGISHRERSIAALLAEGHQDAVIAERLGISVRTCRAHIARLSETLGAASRTQLGVRIAQAGLDGARGPAVTLPGREFRTAR; translated from the coding sequence ATGGCCGGGCGCGGGACGGACGAGCATCCGCACGGTGCTGACCGGCTGTGCGACTCCGGGGACCGCGTGTACTCCCGGGCCGTACGGCGCGGCCGGGTGCCGCGCCGGGACGCGGCGCCGGTGCCCTGTCTGCTGGAACTCGCCCTGCTGCACCCGGACCCGGACGACATGGACTGGCTGGTGCCGACCGCCCCGCAGGAGGTCATGACGCGGCTGCTGCGCGGGATGTACGAGGAGGTCAGCGCGAGCCGGCGCCGGGTGGGCTCGGTCGTCGCGGCGTTCGAGTGGTACACCGGCCTCGGCCCCCAGCCGCCCGCCTCCCCCTCGGCCAGGGAGGGCCCGGCGATCCGGGTGCTGGACGGGCTGGCCCGCATCCAGGCCGCGATGGACGAGGCGACGCAGGCGTGCACCACCGAGGTGCTCACCGTCCAGCCGGGCGGTATCCGGCGTGAGGCGGAGCTGTCGGAGGGCCTGCACCGGGCGACGGCGCTGCGCGGGCGGGGGGTGCGGATGCGGGACCTCTACACGCATGTGGCCCGGCACGGCCAGGGCCTGCACACCTACCTGGAGCTGATGGGCGACGCGGTGGAGGCGCGGACCCTGGACGAGGTGACCGAGAGGCTGATCCTGTTCGACCGCACGGTCGCCTTCATCCCCGCCAACTCCGAGCGCACCATGGCGCTGGAGCTGCGCCACCCGGCGCTGGTGGAGTACCTGGGCACGGTCTTCGAGCGCCTGTGGCGCCTCGCCATCCCGCTGACCGCCCCGCTGCCCGACACCGGCATCGAGGGCATCTCGCACCGGGAGCGGTCCATCGCGGCGCTGCTGGCGGAGGGCCACCAGGACGCGGTGATAGCGGAACGCCTCGGCATCAGCGTGCGCACCTGCCGGGCGCACATCGCCCGTCTCTCGGAGACGCTGGGCGCGGCGAGCCGTACGCAGCTGGGGGTGCGGATCGCGCAGGCGGGCCTGGACGGGGCGCGGGGGCCGGCGGTCACTCTGCCCGGTCGAGAATTCCGGACTGCCCGATGA
- a CDS encoding helix-turn-helix domain-containing protein — MVDDHSGIPSGTWRRRDHGDSRCTDAPRGGETTVTRWDVKNSASKAGLPISSEEDHRTKSDVAPSGAGTAQETAGRLRASQNFDFDQLTDRERQVLALLADGPSNRVIARRLGIAERTAKAHLTNLMRKLNIQTRLEAALISNLHREGSRFFEECP; from the coding sequence ATGGTCGATGATCACTCAGGGATTCCGTCGGGTACCTGGCGCCGCCGCGACCACGGCGACAGCCGCTGCACCGACGCACCACGGGGAGGGGAAACCACTGTGACCAGGTGGGATGTCAAAAATTCGGCCAGCAAAGCTGGTTTGCCAATTTCTTCCGAGGAGGACCACAGGACGAAGAGCGACGTCGCGCCCAGCGGCGCCGGAACAGCCCAGGAAACAGCAGGCCGTCTCCGCGCCTCACAGAATTTCGACTTCGACCAACTGACGGACCGGGAGCGCCAGGTCCTCGCACTTCTCGCTGACGGCCCGTCCAATCGCGTGATCGCCAGACGGCTCGGCATAGCGGAACGCACCGCAAAAGCGCATCTGACAAATCTGATGCGAAAGCTGAACATTCAAACGCGGCTCGAAGCAGCTTTGATCTCCAATCTGCACAGAGAAGGCAGCCGCTTCTTCGAGGAGTGCCCTTAA